One window of the Sphaerochaeta associata genome contains the following:
- the murQ gene encoding N-acetylmuramic acid 6-phosphate etherase, whose protein sequence is MQSSLPTTEQRNPASYRIDTKSTLEILSIINEEDRKVPLAVEACLPVIANLVDDVVVSFKKGGRLFYIGAGTSGRLGVLDASECPPTFGVPPTMVQGIIAGGLPALTNAIESAEDNPTAGVAELQARSFTKDDVLVGITASGQAPYVIGAMAWAQSIGAKVGAISCNEHSKVFDHADHKIHVAVGAEIITGSTRMKSGTAQKLVLNMITTASMIRIGKVYNNLMVDLLPLNAKLVDRAKRLIIEVTGCTRAEAEELYKLSKGNIRIASLMHMLKVDAPEARRLLDESDGSINRALDKKGVSV, encoded by the coding sequence TTGCAATCATCACTGCCCACCACCGAACAACGAAACCCGGCTTCCTACCGTATCGATACCAAGTCCACCCTCGAAATCCTGTCCATCATCAACGAGGAGGACCGAAAAGTTCCTCTTGCGGTTGAAGCGTGTCTTCCGGTCATCGCCAACCTTGTCGACGATGTCGTGGTCTCGTTCAAGAAAGGCGGCAGGCTCTTTTATATCGGTGCCGGTACGTCGGGAAGGCTTGGTGTGCTCGATGCCTCCGAGTGTCCTCCCACCTTCGGGGTTCCTCCTACGATGGTGCAGGGCATCATCGCAGGGGGCCTGCCGGCCCTTACCAATGCGATAGAGTCGGCGGAGGACAATCCAACGGCAGGAGTAGCCGAGCTTCAGGCACGCTCCTTCACCAAGGATGATGTGCTGGTGGGCATCACCGCCAGCGGCCAGGCTCCCTATGTGATCGGGGCCATGGCCTGGGCTCAGAGTATTGGGGCCAAGGTGGGAGCGATCAGCTGCAACGAACACTCGAAGGTGTTCGACCATGCCGACCATAAAATCCATGTGGCGGTGGGGGCGGAGATCATCACCGGTTCGACGCGTATGAAGTCAGGTACCGCTCAGAAACTCGTGCTGAATATGATCACCACCGCCAGCATGATTCGTATCGGCAAGGTGTATAACAACCTCATGGTGGATTTGCTTCCGCTGAATGCAAAGCTTGTCGACCGGGCCAAACGCCTCATTATCGAGGTGACCGGCTGCACCAGAGCCGAAGCCGAGGAGCTTTACAAGCTGAGCAAGGGCAACATCCGCATTGCATCATTGATGCACATGCTCAAAGTCGATGCCCCTGAGGCAAGAAGACTTTTGGATGAGAGTGATGGAAGCATAAACCGGGCGCTGGACAAGAAAGGGGTGAGCGTGTGA
- a CDS encoding MurR/RpiR family transcriptional regulator → MSGCLYLIKQFLPNLAPSERKVADFLLANPTQAVSMGVQDVAKATGSSAAACIRFASRLGFAGYTELRMALAKEVFSSERVAEEQKVREVTEKTSAGELVHLVVGSTCESLRGLESVIDPKAVEASVEAILHASHLLISGVGASGVVAIDLQQKLARLGLKAVFTADSDMQIVEACALCKQDVLIAISYSGETSSVLKVAREAKKNEATVIAITRIGGNSLTKLADITLNVVNSESLFREGATLSRLGQLLVVDFIYTMILARCQKQIEPLLKRSWEAVAHVSG, encoded by the coding sequence ATGAGTGGATGCCTTTATTTAATCAAGCAGTTTCTTCCCAATCTGGCACCGAGTGAACGCAAGGTGGCTGACTTCCTGTTGGCCAACCCGACGCAGGCTGTCTCCATGGGCGTACAGGATGTGGCCAAGGCCACCGGTTCCAGTGCAGCGGCATGCATCCGGTTTGCAAGCCGCCTGGGCTTTGCCGGATATACCGAGCTTCGCATGGCCTTGGCCAAGGAAGTGTTCTCCTCCGAACGTGTGGCGGAGGAGCAGAAGGTAAGGGAAGTAACTGAGAAAACCAGTGCAGGGGAGCTTGTCCACTTGGTCGTAGGCAGTACGTGTGAGAGCTTGAGGGGTCTTGAGAGTGTCATCGATCCCAAAGCCGTGGAAGCTTCGGTGGAAGCGATCCTTCATGCTTCGCACCTTCTGATCAGCGGAGTCGGGGCTAGCGGAGTTGTTGCCATAGACCTGCAGCAAAAGCTCGCACGATTAGGGCTGAAGGCGGTCTTCACCGCCGACAGTGACATGCAGATTGTAGAAGCGTGTGCCTTGTGCAAGCAGGACGTACTCATTGCCATCTCCTACTCAGGGGAGACCAGCAGTGTGCTCAAGGTTGCGCGGGAAGCTAAGAAGAACGAGGCTACTGTAATTGCCATCACCCGTATCGGGGGCAACTCGCTGACCAAGCTTGCCGATATTACGCTGAATGTCGTGAACAGCGAGTCGCTCTTCCGTGAGGGTGCAACCCTCTCACGCCTGGGACAACTCTTGGTGGTCGACTTCATCTACACGATGATCTTGGCCCGTTGCCAGAAGCAGATAGAGCCGCTGCTCAAGCGTAGCTGGGAAGCAGTGGCGCATGTGTCGGGGTGA